From Nonlabens sp. Ci31, the proteins below share one genomic window:
- a CDS encoding OB-fold-containig protein, whose translation MENYFNILFSEVNIALTLLLIILIIYWLATMITGIDFDLDIDVDIDVDVDVDLDPGIEGGNMDFQDVANAEVDRDHVVNKRTRKLKWWQIFLIYFNFVGLPFMFTFTFWIFLWWMISLLTTSITGSYDNSFGYAIVLVAFIPALILTKIVTTPFKSFFKNLNKDGDKAVDFLGRKALLLSSISGDKLGNAEVMADGNVMSIYVKSLDGSKLSFRESVLIIKQSDDKNYFLVSKE comes from the coding sequence TTGGAAAACTATTTCAACATATTATTCTCTGAAGTGAACATCGCACTTACCCTGCTGTTGATCATTCTTATTATTTATTGGCTAGCCACTATGATTACCGGTATCGATTTTGACCTGGATATTGACGTGGACATAGACGTAGATGTGGATGTGGATCTTGACCCAGGTATCGAAGGTGGTAATATGGATTTCCAAGACGTTGCAAATGCCGAAGTAGACCGCGACCATGTCGTTAACAAACGCACCAGAAAACTCAAATGGTGGCAAATATTTTTGATCTATTTCAACTTCGTGGGATTGCCGTTCATGTTCACCTTTACCTTTTGGATTTTTTTATGGTGGATGATTTCTTTGCTTACTACATCCATAACGGGTAGTTATGATAACAGTTTTGGCTATGCCATTGTATTAGTGGCATTTATACCAGCGCTTATTTTAACTAAAATAGTGACCACTCCTTTCAAGTCCTTTTTCAAAAATTTAAATAAAGACGGGGATAAAGCCGTCGACTTTTTAGGCCGTAAAGCCCTATTATTGTCTTCGATTTCTGGAGATAAGTTAGGAAACGCAGAAGTTATGGCAGACGGTAATGTGATGAGTATTTATGTGAAATCATTAGATGGATCAAAGTTAAGCTTTCGCGAAAGCGTGCTTATCATCAAGCAATCAGACGATAAAAACTATTTTTTAGTGAGTAAAGAGTAA
- the rbfA gene encoding 30S ribosome-binding factor RbfA translates to MEESNRQKKIAGVLQEDLSTVIQDVMRKNAVTNLIVSVTKVTVTPDLGYAKVYLSVFPADKASTVVKEIVDMGDEIRYEVASRVRHQFRRMPELQFFNDDSLEYMDQIDRELKGENNPIENPDILPRRKRS, encoded by the coding sequence ATGGAAGAAAGTAATAGACAGAAAAAAATTGCCGGAGTCTTACAGGAAGATTTATCAACGGTTATTCAAGACGTAATGAGAAAGAACGCTGTGACTAACTTAATAGTCTCAGTTACTAAGGTTACGGTTACTCCAGATTTAGGTTATGCAAAAGTGTACCTATCTGTTTTTCCAGCAGATAAGGCCAGTACGGTTGTGAAGGAAATTGTTGACATGGGTGATGAGATACGTTATGAAGTGGCTTCAAGAGTGCGCCACCAGTTCCGTCGCATGCCTGAGCTTCAGTTCTTTAATGACGACTCTTTAGAATACATGGATCAAATAGACCGTGAGCTTAAAGGCGAAAACAATCCTATAGAAAATCCAGATATCCTTCCACGACGTAAGAGGTCTTAG
- a CDS encoding zinc ribbon domain-containing protein: MNNINFKCVKCGHNDYETGEMRATGGTLSKIFDVQNKKFSYVACARCKYTEFYKASTGALSNLFDFFTN; encoded by the coding sequence ATGAATAACATCAATTTTAAATGTGTCAAATGTGGTCATAACGATTATGAAACCGGAGAAATGCGCGCCACTGGTGGAACCCTCTCTAAAATATTTGACGTACAAAATAAAAAGTTCTCTTATGTAGCCTGTGCCCGTTGTAAATACACCGAGTTTTATAAAGCAAGTACAGGAGCTTTAAGTAATCTATTTGATTTCTTTACGAACTAA
- a CDS encoding molecular chaperone Tir encodes MNNYFNTIKEYLLQLDFDIIRENPKDGIMVIEKESAGVKNMILGIAPPILIMEQYIFKINNKNEEVFKSLLQKNRDIIHGAFVLDESGTKVIFRDTLQIENLDLNELEGTLNSLSLLMSEYSDHIIKFSKY; translated from the coding sequence ATGAATAATTACTTCAATACTATAAAGGAATACTTGTTACAACTAGACTTTGATATCATTAGAGAAAATCCCAAGGATGGAATTATGGTGATAGAAAAAGAAAGTGCCGGTGTTAAAAATATGATCTTAGGAATTGCTCCGCCCATTTTAATCATGGAGCAATACATTTTTAAAATCAATAATAAGAACGAAGAAGTGTTTAAAAGCCTGCTACAAAAAAACCGTGATATTATTCATGGTGCCTTTGTACTGGATGAAAGTGGTACTAAAGTCATTTTTAGAGACACCCTTCAAATCGAAAACCTTGACCTTAACGAACTGGAAGGTACACTCAACTCTCTGAGTTTATTAATGAGTGAATACTCCGATCATATAATTAAATTTTCAAAATACTAA
- a CDS encoding SPFH domain-containing protein has product MDQIPGLLVTGVGIFLFLIIVYFAIIAMFYKKVHQGQALVRTGFGGTKVATDKGLYVVPVFHRVETMDISVKKIQIERMGVEGLICKDNMRADIKVAFFVRVNNDVEYIKKVAQTIGVARASRKETLEDLFEAKFSEALKTVGKKFEFIDLYEARREFRGEIVDIIGTDLNGYTLEDCAIDYLEQTSLTHLKRDNILDAEGIKKITELTAAQNIKSNLITRDEEKTIRKQDVEAREAILELDKQLAEKEEQQTREIANIKSREGAQILKVAEEERLKSETARIATTEKVQVAEENMQRQIIIAEKNKQRTEAVETERVEKDRMLELTERERVVTLAQIEKEKVVEVEKKNIQDVIRDRVILEKGVVEEQENMKDIEAFKTADRIKQVTITNAEARAQDELIRITIAAEASKQAAVQKAEEINIEALANKEASEKEADARKTLAEATAKEEATVGLSEAQVMHAKAEASERQGIVDALIIQKKAEAEAHGITAKAAAKLQDGLAEAKVIKEKALADAAGIEEKANAMKKLDGVGKEHEEFKLRLDKELQVDLAQINIQKDIADAQAQVIGDALRAAKIDIVGGETMFFEQIIGQITKAKGYDRLVRHSETVSEVKDAILGSDDVKGNLLDKVKDFADKYNISSEDIKNLTIANLLSNLQNKSNDGEEQNMLSNLMNLAKGMGLSNKKLDSLK; this is encoded by the coding sequence ATGGACCAAATACCAGGATTATTAGTCACAGGAGTAGGTATCTTCCTTTTCCTTATTATCGTTTACTTCGCTATCATTGCGATGTTTTACAAAAAAGTACATCAAGGACAGGCGCTAGTACGTACCGGTTTTGGAGGTACTAAAGTCGCCACAGATAAAGGACTTTATGTGGTACCCGTATTCCACCGTGTGGAAACTATGGATATTTCTGTAAAGAAAATCCAAATTGAACGTATGGGCGTAGAAGGTCTTATTTGTAAAGACAACATGCGGGCCGATATTAAAGTGGCGTTTTTTGTACGTGTGAATAATGACGTAGAATACATCAAAAAAGTGGCTCAAACCATAGGTGTAGCTCGTGCCTCTAGAAAAGAAACACTGGAAGATCTTTTTGAAGCAAAGTTCTCTGAGGCGTTAAAAACCGTAGGTAAGAAATTTGAATTCATCGATCTTTATGAAGCACGTCGCGAGTTTCGTGGCGAGATTGTAGATATTATCGGTACCGATTTGAACGGGTATACACTAGAAGATTGTGCAATCGATTACCTAGAACAAACGTCCTTAACACATTTAAAACGAGATAATATCTTGGATGCTGAAGGTATCAAGAAGATTACAGAATTAACTGCTGCACAAAACATCAAGTCGAATTTAATTACTCGAGATGAAGAAAAAACCATCCGTAAGCAAGATGTTGAGGCTCGTGAAGCCATTCTAGAACTGGACAAACAACTGGCCGAAAAAGAAGAGCAACAAACACGTGAGATTGCAAATATCAAATCTCGTGAGGGAGCTCAGATTTTAAAAGTAGCCGAAGAAGAACGGCTCAAGTCAGAAACCGCCCGCATTGCAACCACAGAAAAAGTGCAAGTTGCTGAAGAAAACATGCAACGTCAGATTATTATTGCTGAAAAAAACAAGCAACGTACAGAGGCTGTTGAAACAGAGCGCGTAGAAAAAGACCGCATGCTGGAACTAACGGAGAGAGAAAGAGTCGTTACTCTAGCTCAAATCGAGAAAGAAAAAGTAGTCGAAGTAGAGAAAAAGAACATTCAAGACGTGATTAGAGATCGCGTGATTCTTGAAAAAGGGGTGGTAGAAGAACAGGAAAACATGAAAGACATTGAAGCTTTCAAAACTGCAGACCGTATCAAACAAGTGACAATTACAAATGCTGAAGCTCGTGCACAAGACGAATTGATACGCATCACCATAGCTGCAGAGGCTTCTAAACAAGCTGCAGTTCAAAAAGCCGAAGAAATTAATATAGAGGCGCTTGCCAACAAAGAAGCTAGTGAAAAAGAAGCAGATGCACGTAAGACTCTTGCTGAAGCAACTGCCAAAGAAGAAGCAACTGTAGGACTTTCTGAAGCACAAGTAATGCATGCAAAAGCTGAGGCCAGTGAGCGTCAGGGAATTGTAGATGCATTGATCATCCAGAAAAAAGCAGAGGCTGAAGCACACGGAATTACCGCAAAAGCAGCCGCAAAACTTCAAGACGGACTTGCTGAAGCTAAGGTTATTAAAGAAAAAGCCCTTGCTGATGCCGCTGGAATTGAAGAGAAAGCAAACGCCATGAAGAAATTAGATGGTGTAGGTAAAGAACACGAAGAATTCAAACTACGTCTCGATAAAGAACTTCAAGTAGATTTAGCACAAATCAACATCCAAAAAGATATTGCAGACGCACAAGCACAAGTAATAGGAGATGCATTGAGAGCTGCTAAAATTGATATAGTAGGTGGTGAGACCATGTTCTTTGAACAAATCATAGGTCAAATAACTAAAGCAAAAGGTTATGACAGACTTGTACGTCACTCTGAAACAGTATCTGAAGTAAAAGATGCTATTCTAGGAAGCGATGATGTAAAAGGAAATTTATTGGATAAAGTAAAAGACTTTGCCGATAAGTACAATATCAGTTCTGAGGACATCAAGAACCTAACCATCGCAAACCTGTTGAGCAATCTACAAAACAAGTCTAACGACGGCGAGGAACAAAACATGTTGAGCAACCTAATGAACCTTGCAAAAGGAATGGGGCTTTCTAATAAAAAACTGGATAGTTTAAAGTAG
- a CDS encoding helix-turn-helix domain-containing protein: MSFFGKNIKKIRGVRGLSQQAFADLFDLKRGTLGAYEEGRSEPKIDTIILIANYFSIAIDDILTAELTVNQLLKFNDSLALTPEELAREQFAQIPCITEKTVEDYIEYYDNEAFLADLPKLSLPLNTEKEFIGYTVTSLEMTSHDKGLYPKDVVIGEKVPKNVIAKLNNGTIVLAVTDKELILRRLYVTSKGLVLRADHKNIEDICIEKKSVKQLWRVRYVFFRRIPEFSDSFEDKLAMLEHQMKELRGK; the protein is encoded by the coding sequence ATGTCATTTTTTGGAAAAAACATTAAAAAGATACGAGGGGTAAGGGGCTTGAGTCAACAGGCTTTTGCAGATCTATTTGACTTAAAGAGAGGTACTTTAGGGGCTTATGAAGAAGGAAGAAGTGAGCCTAAAATAGATACTATTATTTTAATTGCTAATTATTTTAGCATTGCTATAGATGATATACTTACGGCAGAATTAACCGTAAATCAGTTGTTAAAATTTAATGACAGCCTTGCTTTAACACCAGAAGAATTAGCCAGAGAACAGTTTGCACAAATTCCTTGTATCACAGAAAAAACAGTTGAAGATTATATAGAATATTACGATAATGAAGCTTTTCTAGCAGATTTACCAAAGCTTAGTCTGCCGCTGAATACCGAAAAAGAATTTATAGGGTATACCGTTACCAGTCTAGAAATGACTAGCCATGATAAAGGCTTGTATCCTAAAGATGTGGTGATAGGAGAGAAGGTTCCTAAGAATGTTATTGCCAAATTAAACAACGGTACCATCGTGCTAGCGGTAACCGATAAGGAACTTATCCTGCGCCGACTTTACGTTACAAGTAAAGGGCTTGTCCTACGTGCAGATCATAAAAACATCGAAGATATTTGCATAGAGAAAAAGTCTGTAAAGCAATTGTGGCGTGTGCGTTATGTGTTTTTTAGACGTATTCCAGAGTTCTCTGATAGTTTTGAAGATAAGCTCGCCATGTTAGAACATCAGATGAAGGAGTTGAGAGGTAAATAA
- a CDS encoding ABC transporter permease, protein MNFSFYIARRYLVSKNGKNAINIINILSFIITVVGTAALFIVLSGFSGLKDFSTEFSNYFDPDLKILPVNGKTVGISLSRKRELEKIPGVALVCAVIEEKAFLNYEEKNDIAFIKGVPDDYVKMISTDSILYYGSWLSQSDAQVVPGYSLASRLSLTVNNYGSYMQIMVPKPGANAINKLNMNSSFSRLDAIPVGTFSVNETLDSKYIFTRLSAARKLLDMNDSTASAVEIKLSPTANENEVRAAIQDIFEQPVKIKDKFQMNDALYKMLNSENLVVYLIFTLVLIIALFNVVGSIIMMILDKKKNMKTLLDLGAPVSSLRKIFFIQGSLMTLSGGIIGLVIGITFVVLQVRYDLIYIAPGIPYPFAMDVWNVIVSLATITVLGIIASYIGSRRINDRLLSQAKL, encoded by the coding sequence GTGAATTTTTCCTTTTACATAGCAAGGCGTTACCTCGTTTCAAAAAATGGCAAAAACGCCATTAACATTATCAATATCCTTAGTTTTATTATTACTGTAGTAGGAACTGCAGCACTATTTATTGTGCTTTCTGGTTTCTCTGGACTTAAGGATTTTAGCACTGAATTTTCAAATTATTTTGATCCAGACCTCAAGATTTTACCTGTAAATGGTAAGACTGTTGGTATTTCGCTTTCGCGAAAGCGAGAACTAGAAAAAATACCTGGAGTAGCATTAGTATGTGCTGTGATAGAAGAAAAGGCCTTCTTAAATTATGAGGAAAAGAATGATATCGCTTTTATTAAAGGCGTTCCAGATGATTATGTAAAAATGATCAGTACAGATTCTATTCTTTATTACGGCAGCTGGCTTTCTCAAAGTGATGCACAAGTAGTTCCTGGTTATTCACTTGCTTCTAGACTTTCTCTAACGGTTAATAATTACGGTAGTTACATGCAAATTATGGTGCCTAAACCGGGGGCTAATGCTATCAATAAGTTAAACATGAACAGCTCGTTTTCTAGACTCGATGCTATTCCGGTAGGGACTTTTAGTGTTAATGAAACATTGGATAGTAAATATATCTTTACCAGACTGAGCGCTGCGCGTAAATTGTTGGATATGAATGACTCTACGGCAAGTGCAGTAGAAATTAAATTAAGTCCTACGGCAAATGAAAATGAAGTAAGAGCAGCCATCCAAGATATCTTTGAACAACCCGTAAAAATCAAGGATAAATTCCAGATGAATGATGCGCTTTATAAAATGCTCAATTCAGAAAACTTGGTGGTTTATCTGATCTTTACATTGGTATTGATCATCGCTTTGTTCAACGTAGTCGGTAGTATTATCATGATGATTCTCGATAAGAAAAAGAATATGAAGACGCTACTTGATCTTGGAGCGCCAGTGAGTTCTTTGCGTAAAATATTTTTTATTCAAGGAAGTCTTATGACCCTGTCTGGCGGTATTATAGGTCTTGTGATCGGGATCACTTTTGTAGTATTGCAAGTAAGGTACGACCTTATCTATATCGCACCAGGAATTCCTTATCCTTTTGCCATGGATGTATGGAACGTCATTGTTTCTCTTGCTACAATTACCGTATTGGGAATTATAGCTAGTTATATAGGCTCCCGCAGAATTAATGATAGGTTGCTGTCTCAGGCAAAGCTGTAG
- a CDS encoding PspA/IM30 family protein: MNIFKRIFKIGEAQANKAVDNLESPIIMTEQGIRDMKADLNKSIEAMAQVKALAIRSKNERDEHEAKAKDYESKAMLILKKVQAGNMEVADADRLAKEALAKKEEAQQHANKTSADTEKFDKNVSQLKDTIETIKGNITNWENELRTLKARVKVSDATKNVNKQMAELDSAGTVSMLERMKEKVAQDEALAEAYGDLATTKKSIDEEIDAAADTTEAKLDDDLAKLKEQLGITKDEA; encoded by the coding sequence ATGAACATATTTAAAAGAATATTCAAAATAGGAGAAGCACAAGCAAACAAAGCCGTGGACAACCTAGAAAGCCCAATCATCATGACCGAGCAAGGTATACGTGATATGAAAGCAGACCTTAATAAAAGTATAGAAGCGATGGCGCAAGTAAAAGCTCTTGCTATACGTTCTAAAAATGAGCGTGATGAGCATGAAGCAAAAGCAAAAGATTATGAATCTAAAGCCATGCTTATTCTTAAAAAAGTACAGGCTGGTAACATGGAAGTTGCTGATGCCGATAGGCTTGCTAAAGAAGCGCTTGCCAAAAAAGAAGAAGCACAACAACACGCAAACAAAACCAGTGCCGACACAGAAAAGTTTGACAAAAATGTATCTCAATTAAAAGATACCATTGAAACCATAAAAGGAAACATCACCAACTGGGAAAACGAGTTAAGGACTCTTAAAGCAAGAGTAAAAGTGAGCGATGCGACAAAAAATGTCAATAAACAAATGGCAGAATTAGACAGTGCTGGAACGGTGAGCATGCTGGAGCGTATGAAAGAAAAAGTAGCTCAAGATGAAGCTCTTGCTGAGGCTTATGGGGATCTCGCCACCACTAAGAAGTCTATAGATGAGGAGATAGATGCTGCTGCAGATACCACTGAGGCAAAACTAGATGATGATCTTGCAAAGCTTAAAGAGCAGTTGGGAATTACAAAAGATGAAGCCTAA
- a CDS encoding transposase, with translation MKKHNRKSIRLKGYDYTSIGRYFVTIVVRNRWRLFGKVVNGEMALNTFGEIAEREWVHTLRLRNNLSLGAFMIMPDHIHFVVNIEVAINQTEHAPEELERRAGAVKGKDICKEGSLGSLVRGYKAAVTNQIKTLIYAQKENKSDLSESAFTELNLLIRKIDLKKTLWVRNYHEIIIRDQRAYLNISKYINNNPKKWDEDLKKKLGLHE, from the coding sequence ATGAAAAAGCACAACCGCAAATCCATACGTCTCAAAGGTTACGACTACACATCTATAGGTAGGTATTTTGTGACTATCGTTGTGCGTAATAGATGGCGACTGTTTGGAAAAGTAGTAAATGGTGAGATGGCTTTAAATACGTTTGGAGAAATTGCAGAACGTGAATGGGTCCATACATTAAGGTTGCGCAATAACTTATCTTTAGGTGCATTTATGATCATGCCAGATCATATTCATTTTGTGGTTAATATAGAAGTTGCCATAAATCAAACTGAACATGCTCCAGAAGAACTGGAACGTCGTGCGGGTGCTGTAAAAGGAAAAGACATTTGTAAAGAAGGTTCTTTGGGAAGTCTGGTAAGAGGTTATAAAGCAGCTGTAACTAATCAAATTAAAACTTTGATATATGCACAGAAAGAAAATAAATCTGACTTATCAGAATCCGCTTTTACCGAGCTGAATCTGCTTATCAGAAAAATCGATCTAAAAAAGACCCTCTGGGTACGCAATTACCACGAAATAATCATCAGAGATCAACGCGCTTATCTCAACATAAGCAAGTACATCAATAATAATCCTAAAAAATGGGATGAAGATCTCAAGAAAAAACTAGGACTACATGAGTGA
- the mce gene encoding methylmalonyl-CoA epimerase: MFGKIEHLGIAVKNLEEANDVYTKLLGRKPYKTETVASESVDTSFFQSGDNKIELLSATSDDSAIAKYISKRGEGIHHIAFAVEDIKTELLRLEKEGFQILNKEPKRGADNKWVAFVHPKGTNGVLVELCQEIKE, encoded by the coding sequence ATGTTTGGCAAAATAGAACACTTAGGAATAGCAGTTAAAAATCTGGAGGAGGCAAATGACGTATATACCAAACTTCTAGGTCGTAAACCTTATAAGACAGAAACAGTAGCAAGCGAGTCTGTGGACACCAGTTTTTTTCAAAGTGGCGATAACAAAATAGAGTTGCTTAGCGCCACTAGTGATGACAGCGCGATTGCCAAATACATATCCAAAAGAGGAGAAGGAATCCATCATATAGCGTTTGCTGTAGAAGACATCAAAACAGAACTGCTGAGATTAGAAAAAGAAGGTTTTCAAATCCTTAATAAAGAACCCAAACGAGGCGCCGATAATAAGTGGGTAGCCTTTGTACATCCTAAAGGAACAAATGGTGTTCTTGTAGAATTGTGTCAAGAAATTAAAGAATAG